From the Acidovorax carolinensis genome, one window contains:
- a CDS encoding YcnI family protein — protein MKTIKTIAVCALLTSATGLFNTANAHVTLEYQVANAGSGYKATFRVGHGCGESPTREIAVTLPSGVQGAKPMPKAGWTIAIEREALAAPRTDHGKRITDEVRRIRWTANTPADALPNAPYDEFVLQARLPAQAGVLYWPVAQVCEQGRVDWAELPGASRKPDDLKFPAPVLELMPAAGGHAH, from the coding sequence ATGAAAACTATCAAAACAATAGCTGTTTGCGCTTTATTGACAAGCGCTACCGGCCTGTTTAATACTGCAAACGCCCACGTCACGCTGGAGTACCAGGTGGCCAACGCGGGCAGTGGCTACAAGGCCACGTTCCGCGTAGGCCACGGCTGTGGCGAGTCGCCCACGCGCGAGATCGCCGTGACCCTGCCGTCCGGCGTGCAGGGCGCCAAGCCCATGCCCAAGGCCGGGTGGACCATCGCCATCGAGCGCGAGGCGCTCGCCGCGCCGCGCACCGACCACGGCAAGCGCATCACCGACGAAGTGCGCCGCATCCGCTGGACGGCCAACACCCCGGCCGATGCGCTGCCCAACGCCCCTTACGATGAATTTGTGCTGCAGGCGCGCCTGCCCGCGCAGGCCGGTGTCCTCTACTGGCCGGTGGCGCAGGTCTGCGAGCAAGGCCGGGTGGACTGGGCCGAGCTGCCTGGCGCCAGCCGCAAGCCGGACGACCTGAAATTTCCCGCACCCGTGCTGGAGCTGATGCCAGCGGCCGGCGGCCACGCGCATTGA
- a CDS encoding TonB-dependent receptor — translation MRKSRRALAVASAFPLALCTGVSAYAQTADIANAPVKELGVVTISGGQPTSLPTQIPTTIEGVTREQIEHAINATDSEDALKYLPSLLVRKRYIGDYNHAVLSTRASGTGNPARSMVFADGILLSNYLGNGPTNAPRWMLVTPEEIERVDVLYGPFSAAYAGNSVGAVVDYVTRMPTKFEAHGQVSVQHQPFDLYDTNATYGGKQVSASVGNKQGDLSWFLNFNKTYSEGQPLTFPTRLVSAGTVGNAGTPVTGAVPGNNRSNQPWYLLGTATQYHTQQDHIKAKLAYDFSPTLRAAYTLGWWHNASEGRPASYLRDAHGNAVYGGTVNINGRSFALAPTDFNGSNENLTHFMHGLSVKSHTLGVFDWEVAASLYDYQTDTLRAATVAMPAALSGDAGRIVNSKGTGWNTLAAKGTWRPDGVNGAHIVDFGLQRDSYQLRTVENATSNWINGAAGARNQAFKGDTQLLGLWAQDTWKFAPKWKAALGARAERWSASNGQTGNATTTLSHPERNETYLSPKAAVAYQASELWVLKASTGRAVRMPTVAELYQGGISGSGTLINNDPNLKPEKSWTTELTAERDMGNGLLRLTAFFERTKDALYSQTNVLVTPNVTNVQNVDAIRTHGIELAYLAANVFVRGLELGSSLTWTHSRITTNDKFPASVGRWQPRVPEWRASAVATYRPDATWSYTLGARYSGKQYSTLDNSDPNGFAYQGASRYFTTDVRVRYQISKQVSAAVGIDNLNNYQFWNFHPYPQRTYMAELKWAP, via the coding sequence GGCGGCCAGCCCACCTCGCTGCCCACGCAGATCCCCACCACCATCGAGGGTGTTACGCGCGAGCAGATCGAGCATGCGATCAACGCCACCGACAGCGAAGACGCCCTCAAATACCTGCCCAGCCTGCTGGTGCGCAAGCGCTACATCGGCGACTACAACCACGCCGTGTTGTCCACGCGCGCCTCGGGCACGGGCAACCCGGCGCGCTCCATGGTGTTTGCCGATGGCATTTTGCTGAGCAACTACCTGGGCAACGGCCCCACCAACGCGCCGCGCTGGATGCTGGTCACGCCCGAAGAGATCGAGCGCGTGGATGTGCTCTACGGCCCGTTTTCGGCCGCGTACGCGGGCAACTCGGTGGGCGCAGTGGTGGACTACGTCACGCGCATGCCGACCAAGTTTGAAGCCCATGGGCAGGTCAGCGTCCAGCACCAGCCGTTTGACCTGTACGACACCAACGCCACCTACGGGGGCAAGCAGGTGAGTGCATCCGTGGGCAACAAGCAGGGTGACTTGTCGTGGTTCCTCAACTTCAATAAGACCTACAGCGAAGGCCAGCCGCTCACTTTCCCCACGCGCCTGGTGTCCGCCGGCACCGTGGGCAACGCTGGCACGCCAGTCACGGGCGCGGTGCCGGGCAACAACCGCAGCAACCAGCCCTGGTACCTGTTGGGCACGGCCACGCAGTACCACACGCAGCAAGACCACATCAAGGCCAAGCTCGCTTACGACTTTTCGCCCACCTTGCGCGCGGCCTACACCTTGGGCTGGTGGCACAACGCATCCGAGGGGCGCCCCGCCAGCTACCTGCGCGATGCCCATGGCAATGCGGTCTACGGCGGCACGGTGAACATCAACGGCCGCTCGTTTGCTCTGGCGCCCACCGATTTCAATGGGTCCAACGAGAACCTCACGCATTTCATGCACGGGCTCTCGGTCAAGAGCCACACACTAGGTGTGTTCGACTGGGAGGTGGCCGCCAGCCTGTACGACTACCAGACCGACACCCTGCGTGCCGCCACGGTGGCGATGCCCGCCGCTTTGAGTGGCGACGCGGGCCGCATAGTCAACAGCAAAGGCACGGGCTGGAACACGCTGGCCGCCAAAGGCACCTGGCGGCCGGATGGGGTGAATGGCGCGCACATCGTGGACTTTGGCCTGCAGCGCGACAGCTACCAGCTGCGCACGGTGGAGAACGCCACCAGTAACTGGATCAACGGCGCGGCGGGAGCGCGCAACCAGGCCTTCAAGGGCGACACACAACTACTGGGCCTGTGGGCGCAAGACACCTGGAAGTTCGCGCCAAAGTGGAAAGCCGCGCTCGGCGCCCGCGCCGAGCGCTGGAGCGCCAGCAACGGCCAGACCGGCAACGCCACCACCACGCTGAGCCACCCCGAGCGCAACGAAACCTACCTCTCGCCCAAGGCCGCCGTGGCCTACCAGGCCAGCGAACTGTGGGTGCTCAAGGCCTCCACCGGCCGCGCGGTGCGCATGCCCACCGTGGCCGAGCTGTACCAGGGCGGCATCAGCGGCAGCGGCACGCTCATCAACAACGACCCGAACCTGAAACCCGAAAAGAGCTGGACCACCGAACTGACGGCCGAGCGGGACATGGGCAATGGGCTGCTGCGCCTGACTGCGTTTTTCGAACGCACCAAGGACGCGCTGTATTCGCAGACCAATGTGCTCGTCACGCCCAACGTCACCAACGTGCAGAACGTGGACGCCATCCGCACCCATGGCATCGAGCTGGCCTACCTGGCCGCCAACGTCTTTGTGCGCGGGCTGGAGCTGGGCAGCAGCCTGACCTGGACCCATTCCAGGATCACGACGAACGACAAGTTCCCTGCCAGCGTGGGCCGATGGCAGCCGCGCGTCCCCGAGTGGCGCGCCAGCGCCGTGGCCACCTACCGGCCCGATGCCACATGGTCCTACACCCTGGGCGCGCGCTACAGCGGCAAGCAGTACAGCACGCTGGACAACAGCGACCCCAATGGCTTTGCCTACCAGGGCGCCAGCCGCTACTTCACCACCGATGTGCGCGTGCGCTACCAGATCAGCAAGCAGGTCAGCGCGGCGGTGGGCATCGACAACCTCAACAACTACCAGTTCTGGAATTTCCACCCCTACCCACAGCGAACCTACATGGCCGAGCTGAAGTGGGCCCCCTGA